A genomic window from Candidatus Pelagisphaera phototrophica includes:
- the rplK gene encoding 50S ribosomal protein L11: protein MAKKITGTIRLQLPAGGANPAPPVGPALGAAGVNIMAFCKEYNAKTQAQAGTILPVVISVYQDKSFSFVLKSPPAAVLLKKAAGLAKGSGVPNRDKVGKVTKKQILEIVETKKADLNANDPEMASRIIAGTARSMGIEVVD from the coding sequence ATGGCAAAGAAAATAACCGGAACTATTCGTCTGCAACTGCCTGCTGGCGGTGCCAATCCAGCTCCTCCTGTGGGTCCTGCGCTGGGTGCTGCTGGGGTCAACATTATGGCCTTTTGCAAGGAGTATAATGCGAAGACCCAGGCCCAAGCGGGAACGATTCTCCCAGTAGTAATCTCAGTCTACCAAGACAAGTCATTCAGCTTCGTTTTGAAGTCCCCGCCTGCGGCTGTGCTGCTGAAGAAGGCAGCTGGTCTTGCCAAAGGTTCAGGTGTACCGAATCGCGACAAGGTTGGTAAGGTCACGAAAAAGCAGATACTGGAAATCGTTGAGACGAAAAAGGCGGATCTCAATGCGAATGATCCCGAAATGGCGTCACGCATTATTGCAGGAACGGCCCGATCGATGGGCATAGAGGTCGTCGACTAA
- the tuf gene encoding elongation factor Tu, with protein MAKGTFERTKPHVNVGTIGHVDHGKTTLTTSILAVQAGKGLAELKSYSDIAKGGTVRDESKIVTISVAHVEYESDNRHYAHVDCPGHADFVKNMITGAAQMDGAILVVSAADGPMPQTREHILLARQVGVPKIVVFLNKCDLIDDEELLELVEMEVRELLDKYDFPGDDTTIIRGSAMQALEGTEEGKAHIQALMDAIDNDIPEPEREIDKPFLMSIEDVFSITGRGTVATGRIERGVIKVGSEVEIVGLKDTEKSVVTGVEMFRKMLDQGQAGDNVGILLRGIEKEAIERGQVLAQPGSITPHKKGKAEIYVLSKDEGGRHTPFFNGYRPQFYFRTTDVTGVCELPEGVEMVMPGDNIAIEVSLTKPIAMEKGQRFAIREGGRTIGAGRITDIVE; from the coding sequence ATGGCTAAAGGAACCTTCGAAAGAACAAAACCGCACGTCAATGTCGGCACGATTGGACACGTTGACCACGGTAAAACGACCCTGACCACTTCCATCTTGGCAGTGCAAGCAGGCAAAGGCCTCGCAGAGCTGAAAAGCTACTCCGATATCGCAAAGGGTGGTACTGTTCGGGACGAATCTAAGATCGTTACGATCTCGGTGGCACATGTTGAGTACGAGTCGGATAACCGGCACTACGCACACGTTGACTGCCCAGGTCACGCCGATTTCGTCAAAAACATGATTACGGGAGCCGCTCAGATGGATGGTGCGATCTTGGTTGTTAGCGCAGCTGACGGACCGATGCCGCAGACTCGTGAGCACATTCTCTTGGCCCGCCAGGTTGGTGTACCAAAGATTGTCGTTTTCCTAAACAAGTGCGACTTGATCGACGACGAGGAGCTTCTTGAACTTGTTGAAATGGAAGTGCGCGAGCTTCTCGACAAGTATGATTTTCCAGGGGATGATACGACCATCATTCGTGGTTCTGCGATGCAGGCCCTCGAGGGAACGGAAGAGGGAAAGGCGCACATCCAAGCCCTCATGGACGCGATCGACAACGACATCCCTGAACCGGAGCGTGAAATCGACAAGCCTTTCCTCATGTCGATCGAAGATGTATTCTCTATTACAGGACGTGGTACGGTGGCAACGGGACGTATTGAGCGTGGTGTAATCAAGGTAGGCTCCGAAGTCGAAATCGTCGGATTGAAAGATACCGAAAAGTCAGTTGTCACTGGTGTGGAAATGTTCCGCAAGATGCTCGATCAAGGTCAAGCAGGAGACAACGTGGGCATTCTTCTCCGCGGTATCGAAAAGGAAGCGATCGAGCGCGGTCAAGTGCTTGCTCAGCCAGGATCGATCACTCCTCACAAGAAGGGCAAGGCAGAAATCTATGTTCTTTCGAAGGACGAAGGTGGACGTCACACTCCTTTCTTCAATGGATACCGTCCGCAATTCTACTTCCGGACGACTGACGTCACGGGGGTATGTGAATTGCCGGAAGGCGTTGAAATGGTAATGCCGGGTGATAACATTGCGATTGAGGTTTCACTGACGAAACCGATCGCAATGGAGAAAGGCCAGCGCTTTGCGATTCGTGAAGGAGGCCGTACCATTGGGGCCGGACGTATTACCGACATCGTAGAGTAA
- a CDS encoding dUTPase → MDKLTQIFEMQEELNSRIGVNLRDIDDDEKTKWILNYTRAMQQELAELTDSVPWKWWAKYQEFDHQNAKVEVVDLFHFLVSLAQTLGMTADDVFKAYIAKNKVNHERQDSGYTEKNEADSRHI, encoded by the coding sequence ATGGACAAGCTCACGCAAATATTTGAAATGCAGGAAGAACTGAACTCCCGAATAGGGGTGAATCTCAGGGACATCGACGACGATGAGAAGACTAAGTGGATTTTGAATTACACACGGGCGATGCAGCAGGAACTTGCGGAATTGACGGACTCTGTGCCTTGGAAATGGTGGGCGAAGTACCAGGAATTCGACCATCAGAACGCGAAGGTGGAGGTCGTTGATCTGTTCCACTTTCTGGTATCCCTCGCCCAGACTTTGGGAATGACGGCGGATGACGTATTCAAAGCCTATATTGCTAAAAACAAGGTGAATCACGAGCGCCAGGATTCAGGGTATACCGAAAAAAACGAAGCGGATTCGCGCCATATCTAG
- a CDS encoding tetratricopeptide repeat protein, translated as MDQIPLSNNISSELSGIGDVFWKAKSAERALEAGLYELASEYARTALQDERITDRNLRNKLRLIRADAMLATDRLSDAEAALEEIGQEPSNTSSVDLRKALIALSRKNASSASRYLESVQSSDLEGGELAWLALIHGWLDLTSGDYGGSEIEFEEAGNVAQRTAPSLYAQIGFLTFRFQLEFASDQLSLEDLEVAYERSRGSETGFRYAQLLAVSLQNENRADEAIEVLSTAFSEIPETYAEIKDGIQLLQILIAGLDSSLGQNAAKGLAIEGSDLKLQRIALQNLVSEGLNGPDGIKRIMRETLDEIIATSQGHPMTAEALYYRSIDGFQNEDHTRLEDDGKRIVDLYPDSEYNQGMLTLLASSAWQRNRFRTAASFLTQLKSRFADKLDVDRLNILIADCYFRAGDQADSEGDFSDAADAYRVALEGDLEEQEFSQVFFQLVLSHLNANEFDEAKRVLDNPELSRKSSPVEIWQAEWMLIKQMRLRQESIEAYERINSFVSLEGLSLSLQMKMLWLGSKLSYESGLYGETRTWVDRLTAVLGDLLEDVEDPEFVNQVESDALLTLAESLLKSDQIEEGLAILARVRNEFGGSESAERSYLVEARHLADQDLLVESSQLLNVLVTDNPHSKFAPLALYEIALNAEKRGQGEYLNQALELLDRITRDYPESDLVYYARLKQGNLARRLNKFETAEVVYESLENTYRDRPDRYWAQISLADTLIARASEDPSKFEAGISRLELLMDLPNVPIELRVEAGYKIGTAWETQGEKLKAKAAYWDLYDLFVLKEEGIQSLGKKGRYWLSRSMFELAEIFENESNLDTAVEFYEKIELLGLVGSELARARIEQLRGRSPVASVQ; from the coding sequence GTGGATCAGATTCCGCTATCAAACAATATCTCGAGTGAGCTTTCCGGTATTGGGGATGTGTTCTGGAAAGCCAAAAGTGCCGAGAGAGCTTTGGAGGCGGGTCTCTACGAGTTGGCTTCTGAATATGCACGGACCGCCTTGCAGGACGAGAGAATCACCGACCGAAATTTGCGTAATAAGCTTCGGTTGATTAGAGCTGATGCCATGCTGGCAACAGACCGCTTATCTGATGCGGAGGCTGCCCTGGAAGAAATTGGTCAGGAACCATCAAACACCAGCTCGGTGGATCTTCGCAAAGCTCTCATAGCGTTGTCCCGCAAGAACGCATCGTCTGCCTCCCGATATCTGGAATCTGTGCAGTCATCGGATCTAGAAGGAGGGGAGCTTGCTTGGCTGGCGTTGATCCACGGCTGGCTCGATCTCACTTCGGGTGACTACGGCGGATCTGAGATAGAGTTTGAAGAGGCTGGAAATGTTGCGCAACGCACGGCTCCTTCCTTGTATGCGCAGATCGGATTTCTAACCTTTCGCTTTCAATTAGAGTTTGCGAGCGATCAGTTGTCTTTAGAGGATTTAGAGGTAGCCTATGAACGATCTCGAGGCTCCGAAACCGGTTTTAGGTATGCCCAACTCCTGGCAGTGTCGCTTCAAAATGAGAACAGAGCTGACGAAGCGATAGAAGTATTGAGTACTGCCTTTTCTGAAATTCCGGAAACGTATGCTGAAATTAAAGACGGCATACAGCTTCTCCAGATTCTTATTGCTGGGTTGGACTCAAGCCTGGGTCAAAATGCGGCTAAGGGTTTGGCGATCGAAGGAAGTGATTTGAAGCTACAGCGCATCGCCCTGCAGAATCTAGTGTCAGAAGGCTTGAATGGTCCTGATGGAATTAAGCGAATTATGCGTGAGACGCTTGACGAGATTATTGCGACTTCACAAGGCCATCCGATGACAGCTGAGGCACTTTACTACCGGAGTATCGATGGGTTTCAGAATGAGGATCATACAAGATTAGAGGACGACGGGAAAAGAATTGTGGATCTATATCCAGATTCAGAATACAACCAAGGAATGCTCACATTGTTGGCCTCTTCCGCCTGGCAACGGAATCGGTTCCGGACGGCTGCGAGCTTTCTTACTCAGTTGAAATCAAGATTCGCAGACAAGCTGGATGTTGATCGGCTGAACATACTAATCGCGGACTGTTACTTTAGGGCGGGAGACCAGGCGGATAGCGAGGGAGATTTTTCAGATGCTGCAGATGCCTACAGGGTGGCACTGGAAGGAGATTTGGAGGAACAGGAATTCAGCCAGGTTTTTTTCCAACTCGTGCTTTCGCACTTGAATGCCAACGAATTCGATGAAGCGAAGCGAGTACTAGACAATCCTGAGCTCAGTAGAAAATCGTCACCAGTGGAGATCTGGCAAGCGGAATGGATGCTCATTAAGCAAATGCGGCTGCGTCAGGAATCCATAGAAGCCTATGAGAGGATAAACTCCTTCGTTAGCCTTGAAGGATTGAGCTTGAGTCTGCAGATGAAGATGCTCTGGCTCGGTTCGAAACTCTCCTACGAGTCCGGGTTGTATGGCGAGACGCGCACTTGGGTAGATCGGCTGACAGCGGTTTTGGGGGACTTACTTGAAGACGTGGAGGACCCGGAATTCGTCAATCAAGTTGAGTCCGATGCTCTGCTTACACTAGCAGAATCGCTTTTGAAGTCGGACCAAATTGAGGAAGGACTGGCTATTTTGGCGCGAGTTCGCAACGAGTTCGGCGGTTCCGAGTCGGCCGAAAGATCTTACCTCGTAGAGGCGCGGCATCTGGCAGACCAGGACCTTTTGGTTGAATCCTCGCAGTTGCTGAATGTTCTGGTTACAGATAATCCTCACAGTAAGTTCGCCCCGCTCGCTCTATACGAAATTGCGCTGAATGCAGAAAAGCGAGGACAGGGTGAGTACCTGAATCAGGCGTTGGAGTTGCTGGACAGGATTACCCGGGACTATCCGGAATCGGATTTGGTGTATTATGCTAGATTGAAGCAAGGAAATCTAGCTCGCCGGCTCAACAAGTTCGAAACGGCTGAGGTTGTTTACGAGTCCTTGGAAAATACTTACCGCGACCGGCCGGACCGTTATTGGGCGCAAATTTCTCTCGCGGATACTCTGATTGCCAGAGCCAGTGAGGATCCGAGTAAATTCGAAGCGGGCATTTCGAGACTGGAATTGCTAATGGATCTCCCGAATGTGCCCATCGAACTTAGAGTGGAGGCCGGCTACAAGATTGGAACTGCCTGGGAGACCCAAGGGGAGAAGTTAAAGGCGAAAGCGGCCTATTGGGATCTGTATGACCTGTTCGTTCTGAAGGAGGAAGGTATACAGAGCCTTGGCAAAAAGGGAAGGTACTGGCTTTCGAGATCGATGTTTGAGCTGGCGGAGATATTTGAGAATGAATCGAATCTGGATACAGCTGTTGAATTCTACGAGAAAATCGAACTTCTTGGGCTAGTTGGTTCCGAACTTGCCAGAGCTCGTATAGAGCAATTGAGAGGGCGTTCTCCAGTCGCTAGTGTTCAGTAA
- the nusG gene encoding transcription termination/antitermination protein NusG has translation MTETRAKDLGEWYVIQTLSNQEGKVKRYLDKFIVEEEMEDYVFEVLVPTENVVEVKNGKKTQITRKFYPGYAFVRMRLYDNDGKLLNKPWYFVRETAGVINFVGGDRPAPLKKSEIDTILSQIEAASGKETPKIQYEVGEEVKITDGPFLNLNGRIDEIDPEKGKLKVSVSIFGRFTPVELEYWQVERITS, from the coding sequence ATGACTGAAACAAGAGCAAAAGACCTCGGGGAATGGTACGTAATCCAGACACTTTCCAATCAGGAAGGAAAAGTGAAGCGATACCTGGACAAGTTTATTGTCGAGGAGGAAATGGAGGACTACGTTTTCGAGGTCCTTGTTCCGACTGAAAATGTTGTAGAGGTAAAGAATGGCAAAAAGACTCAGATAACCCGCAAGTTTTATCCCGGATACGCCTTCGTGCGCATGCGGCTCTATGATAACGATGGCAAATTGCTAAACAAGCCTTGGTATTTCGTGCGGGAGACAGCGGGTGTCATCAATTTCGTGGGCGGCGATCGGCCGGCCCCTCTCAAAAAGTCGGAGATCGATACGATCCTGAGCCAGATAGAAGCGGCTTCAGGCAAGGAGACTCCGAAAATACAATACGAAGTCGGTGAGGAAGTGAAAATTACCGATGGACCTTTTCTTAATCTCAATGGCCGGATCGACGAAATTGATCCGGAAAAAGGCAAGCTCAAGGTATCCGTTTCCATTTTTGGCCGTTTCACGCCAGTGGAGTTGGAGTATTGGCAAGTCGAACGCATAACTAGCTAG
- a CDS encoding ExbD/TolR family protein, with protein sequence MRLLTLNLKSEVPKAVSLNFWPFFDLCVIGLFATLYGSNFVIAPGISIDLPRANHIQSSVAQRLEVMSVDEVSGEEQIYFEDRLLKLETLEKMLRIRGEISENVSLLIRIDGSVSAQTFTSILEIAESAGYRNIQWATENPEMVTDLLGGGNP encoded by the coding sequence ATGAGACTGTTGACTCTAAATCTGAAGAGTGAAGTCCCCAAAGCTGTGAGCCTCAATTTCTGGCCGTTTTTCGACCTATGTGTAATTGGCCTCTTCGCTACGCTTTACGGCTCCAATTTTGTAATTGCTCCGGGTATTAGTATCGATTTGCCGCGTGCAAACCACATTCAGTCTTCGGTTGCCCAGAGACTCGAGGTAATGTCTGTGGACGAGGTGAGCGGAGAGGAGCAAATCTACTTCGAAGACCGTCTCCTCAAATTGGAGACTTTGGAGAAGATGCTTCGGATTCGGGGCGAAATTTCTGAAAACGTGTCTTTGCTCATCCGGATTGATGGCTCAGTATCGGCTCAGACTTTCACCTCAATACTGGAAATCGCTGAGTCGGCAGGGTATCGTAATATCCAATGGGCGACCGAAAATCCAGAGATGGTGACGGATTTACTGGGTGGTGGTAATCCATGA
- a CDS encoding MotA/TolQ/ExbB proton channel family protein, translated as MYFATIDSIHIELFDKFQQGGIVMWPMFLMSLAALAVFIERVLFLHRNQIRSREFLAGIENTLKKGRLVEALTVCQDTPGPAAAMVKAGLMSFRKSDEEIRESVREAAVVELGPIKRRIGALYAIAHAAPIFGLLGTLIGLIDAFSQYEEQGVYLNAGFLSGSMWQALISTATGLALSAVCILGHHFLVGRIHSIVQEMEWLGSELLLTFVEIKANANISTEEGVNETVDSKSEE; from the coding sequence ATGTATTTCGCTACCATAGATTCGATACACATAGAGTTGTTTGATAAATTTCAGCAAGGCGGCATCGTTATGTGGCCCATGTTCTTAATGAGCCTTGCTGCCCTGGCTGTATTCATTGAAAGGGTACTTTTCCTGCACCGAAACCAAATTCGGTCACGAGAGTTCCTGGCGGGAATTGAAAATACGCTCAAGAAAGGTAGACTCGTTGAGGCATTGACCGTTTGCCAGGACACTCCCGGTCCTGCGGCCGCGATGGTGAAGGCGGGATTGATGTCGTTTCGAAAGTCTGATGAAGAGATTCGCGAATCCGTAAGAGAGGCTGCTGTTGTGGAGTTGGGGCCTATTAAGCGGCGAATTGGAGCTTTGTATGCAATAGCGCATGCAGCCCCGATTTTCGGGCTTTTGGGAACGCTGATTGGCTTGATAGACGCATTTTCCCAGTACGAGGAGCAAGGTGTTTACCTAAACGCTGGGTTTCTTAGCGGGAGCATGTGGCAAGCCCTTATCTCGACTGCGACGGGACTGGCTCTCAGCGCGGTGTGCATTTTGGGCCACCACTTCTTGGTCGGGAGAATTCACTCAATAGTTCAGGAGATGGAGTGGCTGGGTAGCGAACTTCTACTGACCTTTGTGGAGATCAAAGCGAATGCCAATATATCAACAGAGGAGGGCGTTAATGAGACTGTTGACTCTAAATCTGAAGAGTGA
- the secE gene encoding preprotein translocase subunit SecE produces the protein MKNPFRNIRLFASETWSELHKASWPTRTELRDHTIVVLISVAILGLFIAVADFSLANVVNLFTGWMR, from the coding sequence ATGAAAAATCCTTTCCGCAACATCCGCCTGTTCGCCAGCGAAACCTGGAGTGAATTGCACAAAGCCTCGTGGCCAACGCGGACTGAGCTCCGCGATCATACGATCGTCGTTCTAATTTCAGTCGCCATCCTGGGGCTCTTCATTGCAGTGGCGGATTTCTCTTTGGCAAACGTGGTGAATCTTTTCACTGGATGGATGCGCTAA